Proteins co-encoded in one Marinobacter gudaonensis genomic window:
- the ppnP gene encoding pyrimidine/purine nucleoside phosphorylase encodes MLKVNEYFDGKAKSIAFQTSTLPATVGVISPGEYEFGTSKKETMTVISGALTVLLPGMEEWMTYGAGESFDVAGQASFKAKTDIDTAYLCTYE; translated from the coding sequence ATGCTGAAAGTGAACGAATACTTTGACGGCAAAGCCAAGTCAATCGCCTTCCAGACCTCCACCCTGCCGGCCACCGTGGGTGTCATTAGCCCGGGCGAGTACGAATTCGGCACCAGCAAGAAAGAAACCATGACGGTGATCAGCGGCGCACTGACCGTTCTGCTGCCGGGCATGGAGGAATGGATGACCTACGGCGCCGGGGAAAGCTTCGACGTGGCAGGACAGGCCAGTTTCAAGGCGAAAACCGACATCGACACAGCCTATCTCTGCACTTACGAGTAA
- a CDS encoding Na+/H+ antiporter subunit C codes for MELVFALVIGALTASGVYLLLRARTFPVVVGLTLLSYGVNLFLFSSGRLATGQQPVIGTASSYTDPLPQALVLTAIVIGFAMTAFVVVLSLRSLADNDDDHVDGKKPYRSPAPEEEEEVNGK; via the coding sequence ATGGAGCTTGTTTTCGCACTGGTTATTGGCGCCCTGACCGCCTCGGGTGTGTACCTGCTTCTGCGGGCCCGAACCTTCCCCGTGGTGGTCGGGCTGACTCTGCTGTCGTATGGGGTGAACCTGTTCCTGTTTTCCAGTGGTCGTCTGGCCACCGGACAACAGCCGGTCATCGGAACCGCATCCAGCTACACCGATCCGTTGCCCCAGGCCCTGGTGCTGACCGCCATCGTTATCGGCTTTGCGATGACTGCTTTCGTGGTGGTGCTGTCACTGCGCAGCCTGGCAGACAACGACGACGACCACGTGGATGGCAAGAAGCCGTATCGCTCCCCCGCACCGGAGGAAGAAGAGGAGGTAAACGGTAAATGA
- a CDS encoding K+/H+ antiporter subunit F gives MMTFALYATIAMVTLATLLNVYRLVKGPDAPDRVLALDTLYINAIALIILLGLTLGTRMYLEAALLIAVMGFVGTVAMAKYLKRGSVIE, from the coding sequence ATGATGACCTTTGCCCTGTACGCCACCATCGCCATGGTTACCCTGGCGACGCTGCTGAATGTCTACCGACTGGTCAAGGGACCGGATGCCCCGGACCGCGTGCTGGCCCTGGATACGCTCTATATCAATGCCATTGCGCTGATTATCCTGCTGGGCCTTACCCTCGGCACCCGTATGTACCTGGAAGCGGCTCTGCTGATCGCGGTCATGGGCTTTGTGGGCACCGTGGCGATGGCCAAATATCTGAAACGGGGCAGCGTGATTGAATAA
- a CDS encoding monovalent cation/H+ antiporter subunit A yields MSLPLVVLLPFLGAIAAPLFAQGGRTAIAVASSVPALIALAALFPHWQTLADGGVVLHTYQWLPAVGLSFSFRLDGLSLLFALLILIIGLLIILYSRYYLKAHENVGKFYALLLCFKGSMLGIVLSSNLLLMMIFWELTSLTSFLLISFWNHKQDARRGARMALAVTGGGGLALLAGVLILGNIVGSFELDDVLAAGDQIKAHAMYPVALTLILLGAFTKSAQFPFHFWLPHAMQAPTPVSAYLHSATMVKAGIFLMARLYPALAGTEQWFYMVSFTGMATLLIGAYVAMFKHDLKGLLAHSTVSHLGLITLLFGMGTQLAAVAAVFHVINHATFKASLFMAAGIIDHETGTRDMRRINGLWRYMPHTATLAMVAASSMAGVPLLNGFLSKEMFFAESLALNLPGLWAWLPPIVATLAGIFAVAYSARFVHDVFFNGKPVDLPIYPPHEPPRYMKFPVEILVFACIMVGVFPAVSIGPLLEIAASATLGGGVPDYTLSVYHGFNLPLLMSFVAFFGGLLMYSQRQKFFDFHARFKEVDEKAVFEAVVSRIVDLANQATRLLENGSLQRYATLLVVSVIAVVALPLMKLGIFVGEKGLSPVDAPTAIAAAVLIGCALATSAMHRQRFYALVLLSVVGLVVSLAFARFSAPDLAMTQLSVEVVTIVLLMLALFYMPSWTPIETPTRRRARDIAIAGAAGIGMTLVTLAMLTQPFSSISEFFLENSKPGGGGTNVVNVILVDFRGFDTLGEITVLAIAALGIYAMLKNTALTPPPSDGEGHPWTRDAYPLMLRQIARPMLPLALMVSVYVFLRGHNLPGGGFIAGLITSVALILQYVASGMIWTQDRVPFRYHNVIGLGLLFATVAGLGSFAFGYPFLTSTFGYITWPVVGKFEVASALVFDLGVYLTVIGATLLALVSIGRLNPHSAIKSKKEGA; encoded by the coding sequence ATGTCGCTACCGCTGGTTGTTTTACTGCCATTCCTGGGTGCCATTGCTGCACCACTGTTTGCCCAGGGAGGGCGAACGGCGATTGCCGTGGCATCTTCAGTACCCGCCCTGATTGCCCTTGCTGCGCTGTTTCCACATTGGCAGACGCTCGCCGATGGCGGCGTGGTGTTACATACCTACCAGTGGCTGCCCGCCGTGGGCCTGTCGTTCAGCTTCCGGCTGGACGGGCTGTCGCTGCTGTTTGCCCTGCTGATCCTGATCATCGGGCTGCTGATCATTCTGTACTCCCGCTATTACCTGAAGGCCCACGAGAACGTCGGCAAGTTCTATGCGTTGCTGCTGTGCTTCAAGGGCTCCATGCTGGGCATCGTGCTGTCCAGCAACCTGTTGCTGATGATGATTTTCTGGGAACTGACCAGCCTGACGTCGTTCCTGCTGATCAGTTTCTGGAACCACAAACAGGATGCCCGCCGGGGGGCTCGAATGGCGCTGGCGGTCACCGGGGGTGGTGGGCTCGCCCTCCTGGCCGGGGTACTGATCCTGGGCAACATTGTCGGCAGCTTCGAGCTCGACGATGTCCTCGCCGCAGGCGACCAGATCAAGGCCCACGCCATGTATCCGGTGGCGCTCACCCTTATTCTCCTGGGTGCTTTCACCAAGTCGGCCCAGTTTCCGTTCCACTTCTGGCTGCCTCATGCCATGCAGGCGCCGACACCGGTCTCAGCCTACCTGCACTCGGCCACCATGGTAAAAGCCGGCATTTTTCTCATGGCCCGACTTTACCCGGCGCTGGCGGGCACCGAACAGTGGTTCTACATGGTCAGCTTTACCGGCATGGCCACGCTGCTGATTGGCGCCTATGTCGCCATGTTCAAGCACGACCTCAAGGGACTGCTGGCCCACTCGACGGTGAGCCATCTCGGCCTGATCACCCTGCTTTTCGGCATGGGTACCCAGCTTGCAGCCGTGGCGGCCGTTTTCCATGTCATTAACCACGCCACCTTCAAGGCCTCGCTGTTCATGGCAGCCGGTATCATTGACCATGAAACCGGCACCCGCGACATGCGCCGCATCAACGGCCTCTGGCGCTACATGCCTCACACCGCCACCCTGGCCATGGTGGCCGCGTCCTCGATGGCCGGCGTGCCCTTGCTCAACGGCTTTTTGAGCAAGGAGATGTTCTTCGCCGAATCCCTGGCCCTGAACCTGCCCGGGCTCTGGGCCTGGCTCCCGCCCATCGTTGCGACCCTTGCGGGCATATTCGCGGTCGCCTATTCGGCGCGCTTCGTGCACGATGTGTTCTTCAATGGCAAGCCGGTAGACCTGCCCATCTACCCACCACACGAACCACCACGCTACATGAAGTTCCCGGTGGAGATTCTGGTGTTCGCCTGCATCATGGTGGGCGTATTCCCCGCGGTATCCATCGGCCCCCTGCTTGAGATTGCTGCCTCAGCCACCCTGGGCGGCGGCGTGCCTGATTACACACTGTCTGTGTACCACGGCTTCAATCTGCCGCTGCTCATGAGTTTCGTGGCCTTCTTCGGCGGTCTGCTCATGTACAGCCAGCGCCAGAAGTTTTTTGATTTCCACGCCCGATTCAAGGAAGTGGACGAGAAGGCGGTTTTCGAGGCCGTGGTCTCCCGCATCGTGGATCTTGCCAATCAGGCCACTCGCCTGTTGGAAAACGGCTCGCTCCAGCGCTATGCCACCCTGCTGGTGGTCAGCGTCATTGCCGTCGTTGCGCTGCCACTGATGAAACTCGGCATCTTTGTCGGCGAAAAAGGTCTCAGCCCGGTGGACGCACCTACCGCCATCGCGGCGGCCGTGCTCATTGGCTGTGCCCTGGCAACCTCCGCCATGCATCGCCAGCGCTTCTATGCCCTGGTGTTGCTCAGCGTGGTGGGTCTGGTTGTATCCCTGGCATTTGCCCGGTTCTCGGCTCCTGACCTGGCCATGACCCAGCTGTCGGTGGAAGTGGTCACCATCGTGCTGCTGATGCTTGCGCTTTTCTACATGCCCTCCTGGACGCCGATTGAAACACCGACCCGGCGCCGCGCCCGGGACATCGCCATCGCCGGAGCCGCCGGCATCGGCATGACCCTGGTCACCCTGGCCATGCTGACCCAGCCGTTCAGCTCCATTTCCGAGTTTTTCCTGGAGAACAGCAAACCCGGTGGTGGCGGCACCAACGTGGTGAACGTGATCCTGGTTGACTTCCGTGGTTTCGATACGCTCGGCGAGATTACGGTGCTGGCCATTGCCGCCCTTGGCATCTACGCCATGCTCAAGAACACCGCGCTTACCCCTCCGCCCAGTGATGGCGAAGGTCACCCCTGGACCCGGGACGCCTATCCGCTGATGCTCCGGCAGATTGCACGGCCCATGCTGCCCCTGGCGCTGATGGTGTCGGTGTACGTGTTCCTGCGCGGGCACAACCTGCCGGGCGGTGGCTTCATTGCCGGTCTGATCACCTCCGTGGCACTGATCCTCCAGTATGTGGCCAGCGGTATGATCTGGACCCAGGATCGCGTGCCCTTCCGCTATCACAACGTGATTGGTCTGGGCCTGCTGTTCGCAACCGTGGCTGGCCTGGGCAGTTTCGCCTTTGGCTATCCGTTCCTCACCTCCACCTTCGGCTACATAACCTGGCCCGTGGTCGGCAAGTTCGAGGTGGCCTCTGCACTGGTGTTTGACCTAGGGGTTTACCTGACGGTCATTGGCGCCACCCTGCTGGCTCTCGTCAGTATCGGCAGACTCAATCCCCACTCCGCCATAAAGAGCAAAAAGGAGGGTGCGTAA
- a CDS encoding monovalent cation/H+ antiporter subunit D — MNHWLTAPILLPLLGGILQALMGYAPISLRRTLALATTVLILVSTFVLLSLADDGSYRLYAFGNWQPPFGIVLVLDRLAALMLVMTSVLALFCHIYAIGGADEGNRQFHALFLFQLMGLNIAFLTGDLFNLFVAFEVLLIASYGLLMHGGGTKRTVPSLHYVVLNLVGSALFLISVGMIYSVTGTLNMADLAVKVPQITGESLNIVKAGGMMLLVVFGLKAAILPLCFWLPRAYASATAPVAALFAVMTKVGIYAILRVYLLIFGGDAGALANLGMDWLFPVALITLAMGLIGALGSGTLKTLVAWQVIISVGTLLAPIAIGSEAGLSAALFYMLSTTWTVGGLFLVAELVSNQRGTAGDRIVTAPTMRNRTFLSVLFLVGAVAAAGLPPLSGFFGKLLILQAVDSGTEMAWLWSVLLVGSFLTVIAYSRAGSIVFWRTVDGHLEEPEPLNGRISVASGALVALAVVIVALAGPITRYTDATAAQLHNTDAYIQILQTPMVKEDD; from the coding sequence ATGAACCACTGGCTTACCGCTCCCATCCTGCTTCCCTTGCTTGGCGGGATTCTTCAGGCCCTGATGGGGTATGCCCCGATCAGCCTGCGCCGGACCCTGGCACTGGCAACCACAGTGCTGATTCTGGTATCCACCTTTGTGCTCCTGAGTCTGGCAGACGACGGTAGTTACCGTCTCTATGCCTTCGGCAACTGGCAGCCGCCGTTCGGAATTGTGCTGGTACTGGATCGTCTTGCGGCCTTGATGCTGGTCATGACGTCGGTGCTGGCGCTGTTCTGTCATATCTACGCCATCGGCGGCGCCGATGAGGGCAACCGCCAGTTTCACGCCCTCTTCCTGTTCCAGTTGATGGGCCTGAACATCGCGTTCCTCACCGGCGACCTGTTCAACCTGTTCGTCGCCTTCGAGGTGTTGCTGATTGCCTCCTACGGGCTGCTCATGCATGGCGGGGGGACAAAGAGAACTGTCCCGAGCCTGCATTACGTGGTGCTCAACCTGGTGGGCTCCGCCCTGTTCCTGATCAGCGTCGGCATGATCTACAGCGTCACCGGCACCCTCAACATGGCGGATCTGGCGGTGAAAGTGCCGCAGATAACCGGAGAGAGCCTGAACATCGTCAAGGCCGGCGGCATGATGCTGTTGGTGGTATTTGGCCTGAAGGCCGCGATACTGCCGTTGTGTTTCTGGCTACCAAGGGCCTATGCCAGCGCCACCGCTCCCGTGGCCGCGCTGTTTGCAGTCATGACCAAAGTCGGCATCTACGCCATTCTGAGGGTCTACCTGCTGATCTTCGGCGGCGACGCCGGTGCCCTGGCCAATCTCGGCATGGACTGGCTGTTCCCGGTGGCTCTGATCACCCTGGCCATGGGCTTGATTGGCGCGCTCGGTTCGGGCACCCTGAAAACACTGGTGGCCTGGCAGGTGATTATCTCCGTTGGCACTCTGCTGGCGCCCATTGCCATCGGTTCCGAGGCCGGGCTGTCCGCCGCCCTGTTCTACATGCTGAGCACCACGTGGACGGTGGGCGGCCTGTTCCTGGTGGCGGAACTCGTCTCCAACCAGAGAGGCACGGCCGGTGATCGCATTGTCACGGCACCCACCATGCGCAACCGCACTTTCCTGAGTGTTCTGTTCCTGGTGGGCGCGGTAGCCGCTGCCGGCCTGCCGCCGCTGAGCGGCTTTTTCGGCAAGCTGCTGATCCTTCAGGCGGTGGACTCGGGCACCGAAATGGCCTGGCTCTGGTCGGTTCTGCTGGTAGGCAGCTTCCTGACCGTGATTGCCTACAGCCGCGCCGGCAGCATTGTGTTCTGGCGAACCGTCGATGGCCATCTGGAGGAGCCCGAGCCACTCAATGGCCGGATTTCGGTGGCTTCGGGCGCACTGGTGGCACTGGCGGTGGTGATCGTGGCCCTGGCCGGACCGATTACCCGGTATACCGATGCCACCGCAGCGCAGCTCCACAACACCGATGCCTATATCCAGATACTGCAGACGCCCATGGTGAAGGAGGATGACTGA
- a CDS encoding Na+/H+ antiporter subunit E, producing MLDRLSFPQPWLSLLLFTVWQFLSEGVSGASVVMGLLLAWLIPQLTQGFWPERPAFVKPWRMARYLVIMLVDIVVASFAVARLILSPRQPRPIFVCYPLELEHPLAISILASTISLTPGTVSADVSDDRKTLLIHTLDAASDQEVIEAIHNRYEKPLLEMFK from the coding sequence ATGCTTGATCGTCTGAGTTTTCCGCAACCGTGGTTAAGCCTGCTCCTGTTTACGGTGTGGCAGTTCCTCAGTGAGGGGGTGTCGGGTGCCAGCGTGGTAATGGGCCTGTTACTGGCCTGGCTGATTCCCCAGCTGACCCAGGGTTTCTGGCCCGAGCGCCCCGCTTTCGTCAAACCCTGGCGCATGGCGAGATACCTGGTGATCATGCTCGTGGACATTGTGGTAGCCAGCTTCGCGGTGGCCAGACTGATTCTCAGCCCACGCCAGCCGAGACCGATTTTTGTCTGTTATCCCCTGGAGCTGGAACACCCCCTGGCCATCTCCATTCTCGCCAGCACCATTTCCCTGACCCCGGGAACGGTTAGCGCGGATGTCAGTGATGACCGCAAAACGCTGCTCATTCACACACTGGACGCGGCCAGCGACCAGGAAGTCATTGAGGCCATTCACAACCGCTACGAGAAGCCGTTGCTGGAGATGTTCAAATGA
- a CDS encoding Na+/H+ antiporter subunit G, giving the protein MHPIAEYLIAALLLLGGAFTLIGAIGLARLPDFYTRLHGPTKATTVGVGAIMLSSVVFFSARGEGIGISEILITVFLLMTAPVSANILAKAAMHIGVKTMEGTQGKPWEQ; this is encoded by the coding sequence ATGCACCCGATCGCGGAATACCTGATTGCTGCGCTGCTATTGTTGGGGGGTGCCTTCACCCTGATAGGCGCCATAGGCCTTGCCCGCCTGCCCGATTTCTACACCCGCCTGCACGGCCCCACCAAGGCCACCACGGTCGGCGTTGGTGCCATCATGCTGAGCTCGGTGGTGTTCTTCAGCGCCCGCGGGGAGGGCATCGGTATCTCGGAAATCCTGATAACCGTGTTCCTGCTGATGACCGCCCCGGTGAGTGCCAACATCCTGGCGAAAGCCGCCATGCATATCGGGGTAAAAACCATGGAAGGTACCCAGGGCAAGCCCTGGGAGCAATGA